The Lathyrus oleraceus cultivar Zhongwan6 chromosome 5, CAAS_Psat_ZW6_1.0, whole genome shotgun sequence genome includes the window aatgggtatcccggtggattgaaaacccgaaaagggcgatccagacaaaagttagggattaaacgaatcactgcgttctgagtagttctgaatctcatctcgtgtcaacgactggaaacttttgaagggtaggaaatagtccaatcactcttttcagaaagctgatcatctggaggatcttgaagacgagcaagtcatagcagaattggaacccaatagaaatccatttcacattgccattagattaatttctgtttttatctgttgtgcgattacctctttccagggattgcttcctgatgtaaatgcctattcagaggccattcaatcaataaaatcatgttattcagtatatctctgttttcattttcattttactgttttgtttgcaaaaatgacgtccgaatttttgataaacattgcatcatgaaacaaaaaagctttacaggtacatgcttaataaaaatttaaaattgttgtaaatgttaagtgcttgggatcgtctattcagaacaggtacactcggggcatttccttaaggtccctatcaaatgatcgcggatgtttttcctcaacattcgaagttggtatcttatccctgcagagctgatcagagcattggattcttcaatccccagcaggttctcaccactgtacttccctaagcatttgtttcagattatacactccccagcggagttgacagttctagactgtatcttcccagcaaaAGCGGCTGCTCCTCTCGGTACagtatcggtgtttgcttcccctactaagtcgtctctctcgcagattatggttgccagaaccactatcgctttccccaacagcaggttttcagtgccgttctctccccagtcagagtctcggtatttcgtcacTGCTAGAACACCatgtggcgggtcatttccccacagagttctttgcgttgtgcatctccaacagccttgtcagggtccagaagatggtgatcatttccccagcagattccctttcctcggcttggcattctacccagcatttcgcatccctgcatgtagaatcatattgcattgcatcctcccaaatcgcgtagcatttccattttcatgcagcattacgccattgaaaaattcaaacatacgcatgtaagcataaaaaATTCTCGGTATCCCAcgtgataagccagaagttgtttccagtactcagactgaagattgttcatgacttacctttattatccccagcaagtgtcattggcccatgcgccgcctctattatctttccctatttctgccgatgctgacaggcatgaaggtttctggtattcagaccgaagtggcgtttaggccaattttccgatgttcagatcgaagaagtttccgacattcatgtcgatgcaacttgtgtcattcaggccagtttttggtattcagaccgaagtggcgttcaggccagttttccgatgtttagatcgaagaagtttccgacgttcaggtcgatgcaacttgcgtcattcaggccagttttccgatgttcagatcgaagaagtttccgacagtcaggtcgatgcaacttgtggcattcaggccagtttccagtattcagaccgaagtggcattcaggccagtttccggtattcagaccgaagtggcgttcaggccagttttctgttgttcagatcgaagaagtttccgacattcaggtcgatgcaacttgtggcattcaggccagtttccggtattcagaccgaagtggcattcaggccagtttccggtattcagaccgaagtggcgttcaggccagttttccgatgtttagttcgaagaagttttcgaagttcaggttgatgcaacttgaggcattcaggctaattttccgatattcagatcgaaatggaattcagaccagttttccgatgttcagatcgaagaagtttccgacattcaggtcgacgcaacttgtggcattcaggccagcctctcggtgttcagaccgatattaataatctcatatcttccgatgttcagatcaaagtcatttccagtattcagactgatgagtggcattcaggccatggttatttctgtgttaccatttattttggtatccaggttaacattctttttcggtattcagactgactctcaccgtaccagacagattcttctttcaagacaACCTCTTTtccgattctgacaggcattgttacttcacttcacttcagtgcaaattttcggaCTTTTATTGTATTgaatcccttgatacctcgaaagtgcgaaagccgttgctatcttcttttcgggtctccatTTGATagaataggggcaactgtaataccccaaaatttgcccccctcattcatgcattcatttttaggtcatttaacatttcatattgcatttcatcatgtcagtcagaattagatccaagaagcttgaatatcatccaaggcactttgtgggtcctatctgggtgatcagtcaacacaagggaatggcttgagatacttccaacatgttcaaatggggtctattcatcagtaaaaacgttaatcttgaaggagcaaaagtttgttcatgagctgtcatgctcgctaggcgagcagaatgggtcgcctagcgagtcccaagaaaagccaccagaatcacctacgctcagaggaatttcttgaactgtcatgctcgctaggcgaagcccacacgttttgaaaaaaaaaacgaataaacgaaaaacgaaaataaatacataaataaataaaatataacagaaaaatcttggacttggacctctctcttttgagcccacaaagttacaaaaatcaggttataaattctagacttccatctcccaaaaaaccctgggaaaaagatagtgagagaagagctaacagagttcagagcaacctccagagactgaaaggaacaCATCTGCAAAGAGtcaattccatctcatataaacaCTCAGATTcctttgcaaacccaaccgggcaattcaatttcattcgagctctcaaatcaggtttgccctatttctattactctatgctttcaatttgaatcCTCTGAATttatgaggtattatcgttaggttttgcatgtgggcacatgttttagtatgtatgtcatgtcttgatgtgtagatccttgcccctgactttgaattttgatacccttttgatgcatgtgtttgacaagaggtttaggcctcctacacttggttgctttttgtgagattttttgtgaattttaatgacatgattcacgtggttacattttgatttggggcaactcttgattgcaccccatcttgtcactctaacctgtttgttgagttttttgtgagggctcacatgactcctgaaaggatagcttgcttaGCATTCCACTTTActtgtgggataccacctggaggtttattccgattacctgtgccgacttgctttctttgatgatgCTAGCTCGAGGGATCTCCGGCTTCTTGTGtcgttagttgctattacttcggatctttatccgtgtggtacttttatatctttcccgcattttaccgctttcttagctggaagaccttAATAGAAGGCAACgttttcttttatttgtttacttttgtgcccaaagacctccatgcagaggcaattgacggataaaagggattagtaatcaatcccccgttattcagtgtgtcgttctttatgctcgcactacgtgttgatgcttaagaacaaaagcccaagatcttttgtccggtcagtcagtggagagggttccacctttctgaatccccactttttgtcatgagctcaccctgtccagggttaagagctatgaggtcttatcctcattacccttttgacctgctcaccctgacattcaatgtcagtggttaagagcccatttgattacctttccatggcttgtttgtcgaggttgagatgacccctcttgactaaagccctacccatgtatgtttgagcccccctgttggcgcgtttactttaagatacatgttttgtcTGGTGTGCTCGTTTCCCCATaagattgctaggcttcgtacagtctctcgtttgcatgtcaattaaggtaacattgttccttcgtctaggacttcctttttttgcatgagcattcctaaaacacaaaccaactcaATGATTTTTCTTCCCCTAAGAacacattaactccttctactacaggcgagtaagtctccaaaggtcgaggatccggtagattgcgtagtaacgtcgttcgcccaaaacacaacccttaacttgtagttagccgaactacagcttgctctgattctcattccagatgagatacgtaggcatgagacgtgatgtcttagcgagcacactcctctttaacccctaggtagccgagctacgaagactctgattctcatgttcagatgagatacgtatgcattGGATGTGACATCagtgcgagtcattttcttttgaccccccttttagtaaatagtacattagataaacctacaccctttagacaagaacaacaaaagtggatcccgtagagtactacggatgcgtaggggtgctaataccttcccttcgcataatcggctctcgaacccaagatttggttgcgagagcttgtcttttcctttcctttttccaggtttactttgagcgtttcatttccttcctttgggataaataacgcatggtggcgactcttctgtcatttctttttcgccggttgttttttcgcatctcctttttcaggttgtGACAATATTGAATAGACTTGATTCGATCAATgaagaatcaagggtttgttgcaagtcacgagcatggagtttgggtaagaaccatcccaaaggagtgaactaaggataaatacctgtagatcatgttttaaaaaagttcccagagtcttaattccatctattggatattacaggttaagatgactaactcatcgacccataatattctcgAGAGAAACTaatctgagtgtagtatcgcgtaacaagTATGATTAAGTGTATACTTGAACAGTATCCGCACTACGTCCTAtataggccaagatgggttaggtgttctaaggtcctcagctttACATACCtaattagaaatagtaatgcctaaccacaaatacttgtgtgacatttccaaatccaaaggagtctccactgagcagacgtgtctcaagccaacttgttaagaactactccacacaaatcgaacatgactataccatcctcctatcttaattgcactcaagttcgggttagaacttatctcaccactcagatatcaccaagcacaataagcagattatatcacacatacatattTACAAAGATCACACATATACAActatattcacacaaaaagtaggctaaagatcaattaacaagagtcgccaccgcgcttttattgtttccaagggaaaagggaaaaagtacgaacaaaacccaaaaagtaaaaagttttcaaataaaaactaataaaagtcagagatcacaagtaagggggttggttacacagagggaaggtgttagcacccaaagtgtcctaggtactcctagggagccctttttgtatgcatatgtatttgtacaaagtgatgtttaaaaacaaatagaatggggggatgagaaaagaatttattaattatatttttatgtttgacaagaccttcggtcttgtgcctacgtaccaacataaaaatgagtgatcaaaacctcgtagttcgtgctataaatttcaaaatgagtgttttgatgttaacaaaattttaagtttgacaaaacacaaaggcctaaaaatggtttgaatgagttaagttcatttaaaagtttgatttaagaaaataagttttaaaatgcaatggcataaggccaaagtttctatctttttgcaaaaatggtctaagtttagaataaaagtagttcacacaaagaaggttttgaaaatggataGAGATagttttctcgggcttttcattcCGCGGGCTTTttggagacatctttggacctgtccaactgctgctgggaactttcactataaaaagaggtcttctgccaaaggaaaaatcatcttggaatacagcaaaccatagtattgtgaagcaatcaagtattataaagatcaaggcatttggagagctgaagagattcatgagtgggagcgattgaagatcaaagtcatccaattacttgtaatgtgtaatttttatcttgaatttgttttaaacaatatgagtagctaaactccccaatgctaggggggtgtccctaatttagaattataatgaatttgagtttacattttcatttataatattttgtttacggtaatcttttgatgtgtttattactctctctttcggaccaattgagattgatttatggttatcacttaggctggaccgccagtgataaggttttcatcaggttactctgcagtagatatcacctaggactagaGATACCCTatatgaaccagagcattcttgatattatacagcttaacttcaccctaattgcctatggacataggaattagggtagattgattaaaggttttctcaccaaggaattgggagaaaatacccttgagaactggtagtaattgatatttgttgatgcaatagtaactcagagttgttacagggataaatcatacaccttccctgacattgttcctttttctctataaacccttattttcatatttctttacctttccatttattattatatttttacactcaaaaaccaaattaatactttttgtgtaattgaatgataatttaaactcaatactaacgtgcagtccttgagatcgacattcagggaatttccccattattactataaaaagaaaaaatagtacacttgttattttcccgatcaagtttttggcgccgttgccagggactgccaaaaatagagtttaattttatttcaattaaaattttgttgctttgcaataaaattatttttctgtcatttataatttactaatttgtgtatccgaggaaaatcctcagctgaaattctttttgaagagatcgagagaacccttcatAGAAGACACAGAGAACAAATAGTGGATTCTACAAAAGAAAGTACCTCAGATCAaccagaagtcaaggaaccaatggctgaagttcctccaattccacctcctccacctccggaaagactcctaggtgactatggaggtgcaaatgcaccgggtggtcgactaaccattgttaaccaaccggtaaatgtgataaattttcaactgcatcctagcacgatcaatcaattggaaagaaaacctttcaccggaaaggttaatgaagatgccaacaaacacctgcaaagatttctgaccatgagcaccaccttgaaaattgatggtcatactgatgaagcaaaaaaattaagaatgttcccgttcactttagctgaagacgcggaagaatggttctattctctctctgccggtagtatcacttcctgggaagaaatggaaactgcattctaaaatgagtattttccagcattACTATTCatgagaaaaaggtatgaaattctgaatttcaaacagaaggatggggaatcattgggagacacttacaaaagattcaaaaggatcttagtcgcgtgtcccactcagaatatggatcagacagaataaatgcagatgttcgttaatgggctgaaaataaagacaaaacagttgattgatacagcagccggtggctcaacaaatttctcaacagccactggtatcaagaggattattgaagcaatagctgctaatgagcatctagagctatatGACAGGTGTACCAGTCAGCCAGACGGGGtaattgatctaaaattagaaacaaataaaatccatctggaagacactgttgccgccgaagtagacaaaaagctgaaagctatgaatataggtactcaacagatagcaCAGGTTCAACCAGCTCAGGAGAGtacttgtgaaatctgtaatggacctcatcacacggtCTATTGCTATGCGACTCCCCAATAAATTGAAGAGATCATATTCTTGAAGAAGAATAATCCatactctaacacttacaacccaggttggaagaattATCCAAActtctcttggaaagatcagagagggaatgttccgcaacaACGTACATGGaaatatcagactcagtatcggcaacagcagcaacaacaacaggcacctaaaaaggctgaataggagattgccattgaaaagttagcagcccacagtatacagtttcaagaagaaacaaggACCAATCTGAAAAATACCACAAcctccataaaaaatcttgaagttcagatgGGAAAGATAGCACAATAGTTAGCATCAAACTCTCAAGCCCCTGGAaccctacctagtggtacggtGACAAATCCACGGGAACATAACATTGTTAACATTGTCACAAcccgaagtggaaagtcaacCGAGGTAAATGATATAGAAAAAGATAAATTAATAgggtggatttagaaatcaaggaaacaaaaGTCCAAGATGAAGAAGCAATACCACCTCATGTCCCGGATAAGGAAAAGGTTCCTAAACCCATAATCAAACTTCCTTACCCTCCACGacagaagaagaaaaatcaacatgagaAGAATTTTGAGAAGTTTCTAGAGATGTTCAAAAAAACTCGAAATCAATATCCCTTTTTCTGAGGCattggaacaaatgccaatatatgccaagttcatgaaagacataattTCCAAGAAGCGTTCCATTGATACTGAATCGATCATCCTGACTGAAACATGCAGTGCCGTTCTCCGAGgcatgaaaatcccagtgaaaaagaaagacatgGGATCGGTTACTATTCCTTGCACTATTGGTGATCGTAAATTCAAGAAAgctctgattgacttaggagcCAGTGTAAGTTTGATGCCACTGTCCATCTATAAGAAATTAGGCATCGGTTCTATTCAAGATACTCAAATGACCCTTCAGTTTGCGGATCGCTCTGTTAGGCGACCCTATGGTATTGTGTAAgatgttcttgtaaaaattgacaagtttgtcttTCTAGTCGACTTCGTCATTTTGGAAATGTCGGAGGATGAGGAGATCCCTcttatattgggaagaccattctttgaaacaggacggtgtatgatagatattgaggaaggaactatgacccttAAGGTCTATGATGAATAGTTAAAGATAG containing:
- the LOC127080118 gene encoding uncharacterized protein LOC127080118 produces the protein MPIYAKFMKDIISKKRSIDTESIILTETCSAVLRGMKIPVKKKDMGSVTIPCTIGDRKFKKALIDLGASVSLMPLSIYKKLGIGSIQDTQMTLQFADRSVRRPYGIV